The Microbacter margulisiae genomic sequence GCGAAATCATCTCTTGTTGATTTTGATGAAACTGATTTATAAACGAACTGTTACTAACTCCTTGAGGTAGATTATAATAATAGTAGTATCCATTAGAATATCCAGCATCTAGATTAATCGTAGGGAAATAGCCCGAGCGGGCAATGGCTATTCCCGATTTCCCTTTGTTAATGCGGTATTGTGCTGCTTGAACCGCCGGATAGTGTTGCAAAGCCAACTGATAGAGTGAATCGATATTCGACGAAGAAAGCAGGGTATATGATGGCATGCTATTGATATCCGAAGAATCGATGTCAAATCCTGATATGCTTTTCAACTGAAGCTGCTGCGCCAGATCAACCAGGGCAAGCCGTAAGTCGCTCTCCGTTTTGACCAGCGATGCAGAATCTTTGGCTATCTGTGCAGTCCCTTCATATAATTCGGATTTGGACAATTCCCCGGCATGAATCATTAACCAAGTGCGTCTGTATTGTTGTTCGGAAAGGGATACCTGGTCTTTCGCCGCTTTGACCAATTCTTTATCAAGAAGTATCTGTAAATATCCGGCAATTACGTTCGTAACAGCTTCCAGTTGCGCCTGGTTCCGGTCGGCTATTCCGGCTTTCAAATCCAGTTTAGCCGCTTTGATATTATTCTGAATGAGGAATCCATCAAAAAGAGGCAAGGAAAATGAAGCGGAGAATGTAGTTATACAAGCATTATTTTGAGTGTAACTTCCGGTAGCTGTAGGTGAAATACCTAAATCATAATTCTGGCTTGCTGAAGCAGAAAGGGAAGGTAACCATTGGCATGTCGCATTTGCAACGGAAATCTTTGCCTGTTCAGCGGCTATCTGCTTTTGACGGATAGTGATATTAGCCGTTTTTGCCCGGTCAAGGCAAGCTTGCAATGTCCATAGTTTTTGTGCAGAAGACAAAACAACAAAGAACAATAGAAAAAAGCATATTAAAAAAGACTTCACAAATTGCTTTTTATTTTATCAAAAAAGAGATCATAACTAAATTCCATAATATATGCGCTGCCATGGAATAAAGAATGCCAAAGCGCAGACGGATATATGTGAGTATTAATCCAAATATGAAAAGAGGAAGGATAAACAGGCCATAGTAAGGTGCCTGACTTATTACTAGTGGAGTAAGATGATTCAGATGTCCTATGGTAAAAATAAGGATAAACATATAAATAATGAGATTTCCATATCGATCTTTCACTTTAAGCCAGAATGCCTCATTTGTTTTTTTCCACATGACAAGATAAAAAACAATTAACAGACTAATTTTGATTATGTTGACCAAAGTAAAATGAATCATATAAATCTCAGATACGCTTGTAATAAGTAGCATTAATGGGATGGCAAGGATAATTTTTCGTTTTTCAAAGGTGAGTCCGAATCGAAATGCCAACTCTTCCAGTATTGGGGCAAGAAGCAAGGCTATTAAACTAAAACGGGCATCCCCAAAAAAATGATGAAACTTTTCCATATGTACGTCATATATGCGCTTAACATCTAACATGATAGCGTGATTAAGTATTAAGGAGGAAATAATTACCAGAATGAAATATATGATTATAAGAAAAACAATTGCTTTGAGCAATCTTCCCAATTCAAACGTCCATTTCTTTCTGTTTGGATCCTGACGATAAGGCACTACTGAATTAAGATTGAAAGGGAAAGGAGATCTCATAAGATATGATTTTTTAAGTAAGTATTATTGTATAACCTGACAGTCAAAAGAATGCCAACAAAAGCCATTTAATGCCGAATCATAATGCCATATACAAATACATTGACCATGGAATGAAAAAAGATACCGTAGAAAAACCCCAATTTCATCCGGCAGAAAGTAATTAAGACTGTTCCAATAAATACAGGAGTAATGAATATCAGATAAAACAAAATATCGTGAAAATCAAAATGACTGAAATTCGTTAAATGGAAAAGAGCAAAAGTAACCATACTGATATATACCAGATAATTACCGGTTCTGGTGGTTATTTTCATTGTTACCACAATGTTTTTTCTTCCAAGGACAAGAAAATAAAACAGACAACTTATCATCAAAGCCAATGCTGCAATAACCCAATGATGGGTTTTGCTAAAATGCCAGATCATTATACCCATTATAACAAAAAATGAAATACTGACATCTCTTTTTCGAAATGATAACGGTAGCCTGAATATGGATTCTTCAATCAATGGTCCAAACACACCTGTAATCAATAAAGTATATTTTCCGAGTGCAGCATATACATTATCAGGATTCACTTCATTTTTCCCATGAATATGAAAATGAATGCCCAATGAATGAATGATTGCATATGAAATGGCACAAATAATCAACAGGAATATCGTTAATACTAGGTAAGTCAATGCCAGTTTCAATAATAATCCTATTTTTCGGAGTAATGATATTTCCAAGGGATGAGGATCAGCATACGGAGCTTTAAGGAATTGCAAAAGTAATTTTGCTATTATCATACTATATTTTGAGGTTATTACAAAAATAATTATGATGTGTTCGTTACAAATACTATGCTCGTTGAAATGTCCATTCCCCTATTGAATAGCGAAAATAGGAGACTGTAAATTAAACTGTGTCAGTAAAGAATAAAATAATTTTATAACTTTACAATACAGTTTATTTTTATGGAAGAATTTGATTACAAGGCTTTTCAAGCCAAAGTTTTAGAACAGATAAAATCTGGCAAACCCCTTTTAGGCAAAGATGGTGCCTTTGCGCCCTTGTTAGAAAATATTCTAAATGCAGCTTTAGAGGGAGAAATGGATGCTCATTTAGATGAAGATGAGCGTAGTTTAGGCAATCGGCGCAATGGACGTATGTCCAAACAAGTTCAAACCCAATTGGGTGAAGTCACCGTTCATACACCCCGTGACCGCCATTCCAGTTTTGAACCTGAGTTTATAAAGAAACGTGAAACAATACTTGCAGAAGGTGTTGCAGACCGTATAATTGGTCTTTATGCCTTGGGGAACAGTACTCGGGAAATAAGCGATTGGATGGAGGAAAACCTTGGAAACAGGGTTTCTGCTGACACAATCAGTTCCATAACAGACCGGGTTCTGCCAGAGATTCAGTCCTGGCGTAGCAGGTCATTGGATAGTGTTTATCCAATTGTTTGGATGGATGCCATTCACTACAAAGTGATGGACGAAAAGAATCGCCCTGTAACACGAGCCATATACAACGTATTGGGTGTTGACCGTAACGGTTACAAAGATTTGCTTGGCATGTATATTTCCAAAAGCGAAGGAGCTAACTTTTGGTTATCGGTGCTCACCGATCTTCAATCAAGAGGAGTAAATGACATTCTAATAGCCTCTACGGACAATCTTAGTGGCTTTTCAGATGCTATAAAAAGCGTATTTCCACACACAGTAGTTCAAACTTGTGTGGTGCATCAAATCCGCAATTCAATTAAATATGTTGCAAGTAAAAATCAGAAAACGTTCATGAAAGATTTGAAGCTTGTTTATCAAGCAGTAAGCAAAGAGCAGGCAGCAATCGAACTCGATAATCTTGATTCAAAGTGGGGAAAGGATTATCCAATTGTCATTAAATCATGGCGTGATAATTGGGAAAAACTAACCGCTTATTTTGAGTTTTCTGATGCTATCCGAAGAATCATATATACCACCAATACCGTAGAAGGCTATCACCGTCAGATAAGGAAAGTTACCAAAAACAAAGGTGTTTTTACCAATGATACAGCATTGGAAAAATTGGTGTATTTGGCCTATCGCAATATCCGGAAAAAATGGACTATGCCTCTGTCAAACTGGGGGTTAACTGCACAACAACTGGCGATTAAATTTCCTGAAAGGTTTAATTTATTTGAATAAAATCACAACATCAAATAAATATCCAGGCATTTTTCTTAGTTTTGCTTCCACCCAACAAAACGATGGTGAAACTTTGTGCCATTGTAATAAAAAACGATTAGGGGGTCGACCCCTAACCGTTTTTGCCCAACAAAACTCAGGATCTTCATTATCCATTATAAAAAATCGGATTAATTGAGTATCTGAAATTTGATAAGAATTGAAACTGACACAGTTTATTTTACGCTACCGAAAATAGATCAATTAAAAGCCAAGTAATTACAACGAACACAATCACTTTACATATTCATAGAGTTAGAACAATTCTACTATCGCCCTAAAAAACCAGACGTTATCAATCCATTGACGAACTGTTGCTCCGGCACTGTATCCTGCAGCATAGGTCGCTACGCTGCCACCATTAACATCAAACAATTCTTGATGAGTCAATTCAGGCATGCCTATATTTTCAAATGTTTTCATAAGTACACATGTTTATTTGTTAGAGAACTTACTTTATTCCAAAAATGCCATTACAAAATCCTTCTACATAATCAAACCCGTTTACAATTGCGGTTTTAATTTCTTGCAAAAACCCTCCTTCAAAACTTTTCATTTCCATTTCATTCAGTTCGCTTACGCCACAGGCGTTTAAATCAAAACTTTTCATAGTTATAAAAATTATATTTCTTGCTTACTCTTTTTCAGGCTTTTCAGCTTCTGCCTACAATGCGTTGCAACTTATTGTAGAGCGAAAGTAAAGGCCTGCACTCTAATAAAAGTGGAGTGAGCAAAGATTTAACTTTCTTTGTTTTCATCAGCAAAAACCACCTTGTTCTTATCCATGTTTCTTTGTCCTTTCCCCAATGTAACTGTTGTCTCATAAGCTTCGGCAACAGTTTCGGGCGGATAATGGTAGAGCTCCAGGATACGAATGGCGTTTCGTTGGGTCATAACGCCTTTTTTCAGTTTATAATCGAATGCAAGCTCTGCCCCATTGATTTGCTCGCTAAAATGATAAAGATCGTATTCATTTTGCAGCAGCTCTGCCAGTTCAAGGTCATGCGTGGCAATCAATACCAGGTTGTTCCCTGTATTCAGCGCAGAAAGCACAGCTTTACCTGCCGCAATCCGTTCCGTTGTATTGGTTCCCTTAAATAGTTCGTCCAGCAGGAAAAGAGATGAGGCAAGTTTTTCGGTTGCTTCGATCATCTCTTTCACAGTCAATACCTCCTGCAGATAGTAGCTCCGGGCATTCATCAGGTCGTCGCTGATTTGAATAGAGGAAAAGATCTGCATGGGTGTCAGATGAAAGTTTTTAGCAAAACAGGTATGAATGGTTTGTGCCGTCAGTACATTGATGGCTACCGTCCGGATAAAAGCCGTTTTT encodes the following:
- a CDS encoding MutS-related protein; its protein translation is MPKIIEMFGERIIYFYLHSFLDGILFRFDVKLDADLSVVFFIISELIRCFFLLEPNTLLDVMKLFNRQHREIEQVYRFVGDVDMLCSIASLWAGLPYYCHPSPAEPKCIEAVDMYHPLIEACISNNFSNRRKSVILTGSNMSGKTAFIRTVAINVLTAQTIHTCFAKNFHLTPMQIFSSIQISDDLMNARSYYLQEVLTVKEMIEATEKLASSLFLLDELFKGTNTTERIAAGKAVLSALNTGNNLVLIATHDLELAELLQNEYDLYHFSEQINGAELAFDYKLKKGVMTQRNAIRILELYHYPPETVAEAYETTVTLGKGQRNMDKNKVVFADENKES
- a CDS encoding CPBP family intramembrane glutamic endopeptidase, whose translation is MRSPFPFNLNSVVPYRQDPNRKKWTFELGRLLKAIVFLIIIYFILVIISSLILNHAIMLDVKRIYDVHMEKFHHFFGDARFSLIALLLAPILEELAFRFGLTFEKRKIILAIPLMLLITSVSEIYMIHFTLVNIIKISLLIVFYLVMWKKTNEAFWLKVKDRYGNLIIYMFILIFTIGHLNHLTPLVISQAPYYGLFILPLFIFGLILTYIRLRFGILYSMAAHILWNLVMISFLIK
- a CDS encoding IS256 family transposase; translated protein: MEEFDYKAFQAKVLEQIKSGKPLLGKDGAFAPLLENILNAALEGEMDAHLDEDERSLGNRRNGRMSKQVQTQLGEVTVHTPRDRHSSFEPEFIKKRETILAEGVADRIIGLYALGNSTREISDWMEENLGNRVSADTISSITDRVLPEIQSWRSRSLDSVYPIVWMDAIHYKVMDEKNRPVTRAIYNVLGVDRNGYKDLLGMYISKSEGANFWLSVLTDLQSRGVNDILIASTDNLSGFSDAIKSVFPHTVVQTCVVHQIRNSIKYVASKNQKTFMKDLKLVYQAVSKEQAAIELDNLDSKWGKDYPIVIKSWRDNWEKLTAYFEFSDAIRRIIYTTNTVEGYHRQIRKVTKNKGVFTNDTALEKLVYLAYRNIRKKWTMPLSNWGLTAQQLAIKFPERFNLFE
- a CDS encoding TolC family protein, which gives rise to MKSFLICFFLLFFVVLSSAQKLWTLQACLDRAKTANITIRQKQIAAEQAKISVANATCQWLPSLSASASQNYDLGISPTATGSYTQNNACITTFSASFSLPLFDGFLIQNNIKAAKLDLKAGIADRNQAQLEAVTNVIAGYLQILLDKELVKAAKDQVSLSEQQYRRTWLMIHAGELSKSELYEGTAQIAKDSASLVKTESDLRLALVDLAQQLQLKSISGFDIDSSDINSMPSYTLLSSSNIDSLYQLALQHYPAVQAAQYRINKGKSGIAIARSGYFPTINLDAGYSNGYYYYYNLPQGVSNSSFINQFHQNQQEMISLNLHIPIFDHFDVSHKIKTAKFDLQQQLLTLEDEKQQLFKTLQQIYYRAIADKAKYGSLQKERSALQVAYQYTLKKFEVGKATAFEVNEKQTALSQAISEQLEARYDYLFSCLTINFYLGR